From Phyllopteryx taeniolatus isolate TA_2022b chromosome 18, UOR_Ptae_1.2, whole genome shotgun sequence, the proteins below share one genomic window:
- the LOC133468460 gene encoding uncharacterized protein LOC133468460 isoform X1 has translation MDTIVQGSVCLKTEIERPLLSAKRPKIDNTVTNTNTSTYDLPELLTSQTIDSPSLSSPRDADLICSEQNGHIQSKKPYEQIQNTELTVRPQAEVTTSNTPEVCVTTKESHFLHMKKYDQLDKLNPSPLSGSLSLKDTTAHMSGHPKCQLEKSLEDKGPADCCLPFKNGMSIDAEVRYQLDFSCDSDRHDAGSSTWSQSAAFGESNQREEDFTDTISRKGLIEAEGATSFFRFTKEFQLLVSSPDEDIPIILVEDERKLDMRDSPVVCDLETNDQANDEGRSDISSPVQCTEVSLIAYHATPAKYISTETGSSDDLGQAKGEHCETAAKKERERVDHTPENDMSARISKESAEGDNDADPHRVIELAIWSKTVREAEGNCCNSESTAGEELPSSVKVCELEIPLSPTSDVRPLLLTLDQTVQSPNQNRPQQHEDEKNYLSESYSVPSILTHNTFGYEGRCCPTSSTNISSQKTTNPLPAGDGRQQSCGSVEQSSCLPVSCDHLKAQHVKHSPSGTGTWDEPKEIKEMTGQIKSEMLLQQSRPNNEDMTELPPVEGLTEDTELTPGDEAKQGITHCSFPEYQQTVEMLECKYELLSVCFPLVSDAVVPGPHELSPTHHSRNTDCTMAQNCKDRFSLVPSAVAMYTHVPGSFDNFHKIQLSPDEDDSGQGNCCLLTSLDVQLMKSPQMDHSMLEAEGEHEDMPKEMEEDQVHEEGVKVECHTEDLASGGFNTDTDSTKQVSGENIVAFEFSNDGSNSPPSHSIQCLEFEMKKEYNLVLKELNVYFDVCKSEFTCDDGTPPEQCGEVLCNEVSKSKCYLSSPELALHRDRTLDPEACRITSREGEQEVPIGCHMSSKPSCLVAEKHKEPQQTELKRRAWSPSFRCLPLMQPQNDTPLWEAKRLEPLRTCTRPIRLGLSKKAKPKSLHRFQPYK, from the exons ATGGATACCATAGTGCAAGGAAGTGTGTGTCTTAAAACAGAGATTGAAAGGCCTCTCCTTTCCGCCAAAAGACCAAAGATAGACAATACAGTGACTAACACCAATACAAGCACATATGACCTCCCGGAGCTTTTGACATCACAAACCATTGACTCCCCATCTTTGTCCTCACCCAGGGATGCAGACCTAATATGCTCAGAACAAAATGGACACATTCAGTCCAAAAAACCTTATGAGCAAATTCAAAACACTGAATTAACTGTCAGGCCTCAGGCTGAAGTCACAACTTCAAACACACCTGAAGTCTGTGTTACCACTAAAGAGAGTCACTTCCTTcacatgaaaaaatatgatCAGCTAGACAAGCTTAACCCAAGCCCATTATCAGGGTCTCTCAGTTTGAAAGACACTACTGCTCACATGTCCGGTCATCCCAAGTGTCAACTGGAGAAATCACTTGAAGACAAAGGTCCTGCTGATTGCTGCTTGCCTTTTAAAAATGGAATGTCGATTGATGCGGAAGTCAGATATCAGTTAGATTTCTCTTGTGACTCCGACCGACATGATGCTGGTTCGAGTACATGGAGTCAATCTGCTGCATTCGGTGAGAGTAATCAGAGGGAGGAGGACTTTACTGATACTATCTCCCGAAAGGGATTGATCGAGGCTGAGGGAGCGACATCTTTTTTCAGGTTTACTAAGGAGTTTCAATTATTAGTCTCTTCACCTGATGAGGACATCCCCATAATATTGGTAGAGGATGAAAGAAAATTGGACATGCGTGATAGTCCTGTTGTGTGTGACTTGGAAACAAATGACCAAGCCAACGATGAAGGAAGGAGCGACATCTCCTCTCCCGTTCAATGTACTGAGGTGTCACTTATCGCTTACCACGCTACACCAGCCAAGTACATTTCAACTGAGACAGGAAGCTCTGATGACTTAGGACAGGCAAAAGGAGAGCATTGTGAGACGGCAGCCAAAAAAGAGAGGGAAAGAGTTGATCACACGCCAGAGAATGACATGTCTGCGAGAATCAGCAAAGAGTCTGCTGAAGGAGATAATGATGCAGACCCTCACAGAGTAATTGAGCTTGCAATCTGGAGCAAAACTGTCAGGGAGGCTGAAGGGAATTGCTGTAACTCTGAGAGCACCGCAGGTGAAGAATTACCTTCATCAGTAAAAGTCTGTGAGCTGGAAATTCCTCTTTCTCCCACATCTGATGTCAGACCACTATTGCTGACTTTGGATCAGACAGTTCAGTCTCCTAACCAGAACAGACCACAGCAacatgaagatgaaaaaaattacttgagtgaGTCTTATTCTGTTCCATCCATTCTGACGCACAACACATTTGGCTATGAAGGCCGTTGTTGCCCGACATCAAGTACTAACATTAGTTCACAAAAGACTACAAATCCTCTTCCAGCTGGGGATGGAAGACAACAGAGTTGTGGTAGTGTGGAACAGAGCAGCTGTTTGCCTGTCAGCTGCGACCACCTGAAGGCCCAGCATGTTAAACATTCACCGTCTGGAACCGGTACATGGGATGAGCCAAAGGAAATCAAAGAAATGACAGGCCAAATAAAATCGGAGATGTTGCTGCAACAAAGTAGACCGAACAATGAGGACATGACTGAACTACCACCAGTGGAGGGCTTGACAGAGGACACCGAACTGACACCAGGAGATGAAGCTAAACAAGGCATCACACACTGCAGTTTCCCTGAATACCAGCAAACAGTGGAGATGCTGGAGTGCAAATATGAGCTTTTGTCAGTGTGTTTTCCTTTAGTCAGTGATGCAGTCGTACCAGGCCCTCATGAATTAAGCCCCACACATCATTCACGAAACACGGACTGCACCATGGCTCAAAATTGTAAGGACAGATTCTCCCTAGTGCCATCTGCTGTCGCTATGTACACCCATGTGCCAGGGAGCTTTGACAACTTCCACAAGATCCAACTGTCACCAGATGAAGATGATTCTGGCCAAGGCAACTGCTGTCTTCTCACCAGCTTGGATGTGCAGCTAATGAAATCCCCGCAAATGGACCACTCCATGCTCGAAGCAGAGGGTGAGCATGAGGATATGCCAAAAGAGATGGAGGAGGACCAAGTCCACGAGGAGGGGGTTAAAGTTGAGTGTCACACCGAGGATTTAGCCAGCGGAGGTTTTAACACTGATACTGACAGTACTAAACAGGTATCAGGGGAGAACATTGTTGCTTTTGAGTTTTCCAATGATGGGAGCAACAGCCCACCCTCCCACTCAATCCAGTGCCTGGAGTTTGAGATGAAAAAAGAGTATAACTTGGTCTTAAAGGAACTTAACGTGTATTTTGATGTCTGTAAAAGTGAATTTACATGTGACGATGGGACACCGCCTGAGCAGTGTGGTGAGGTGCTATGCAATGAAGTCTCTAAGAGCAAATGTTACCTCAGCAGCCCAGAACTGGCTCTCCACAGAGATCGAACGCTAG ATCCAGAAGCTTGTCGTATAACCAGCCGTGAAGGTGAACAGGAAGTGCCCATTGGCTGCCACATGTCCTCAAAACCATCATGTCTTGTTGCAGAGAAACACAAAg AGCCCCAGCAGACAGAGCTGAAAAGGAGAGCGTGGTCACCGTCCTTCAGGTGTCTACCTCTCATGCAGCCACAAAACGACA CACCATTGTGGGAAGCCAAGAGACTGGAGCCTCTGAGGACATGCACACGGCCAATCCGACTCGGACTGTCCAAGAAAGCCAAGCCCAAATCCTTGCACCGTTTCCAACCATACAAataa
- the LOC133468460 gene encoding RAD51-associated protein 2-like isoform X2 translates to MLTSCLVVGSWVNGQAGLTVGCGEFTCDDGTPPEQCGEVLCNEVSKSKCYLSSPELALHRDRTLDPEACRITSREGEQEVPIGCHMSSKPSCLVAEKHKEPQQTELKRRAWSPSFRCLPLMQPQNDTPLWEAKRLEPLRTCTRPIRLGLSKKAKPKSLHRFQPYK, encoded by the exons ATGCTAACTAGTTGTCTCGTCGTGGGCTCCTGGGTAAACGGCCAGGCTGGTTTAACGGTGGGTTGTGG TGAATTTACATGTGACGATGGGACACCGCCTGAGCAGTGTGGTGAGGTGCTATGCAATGAAGTCTCTAAGAGCAAATGTTACCTCAGCAGCCCAGAACTGGCTCTCCACAGAGATCGAACGCTAG ATCCAGAAGCTTGTCGTATAACCAGCCGTGAAGGTGAACAGGAAGTGCCCATTGGCTGCCACATGTCCTCAAAACCATCATGTCTTGTTGCAGAGAAACACAAAg AGCCCCAGCAGACAGAGCTGAAAAGGAGAGCGTGGTCACCGTCCTTCAGGTGTCTACCTCTCATGCAGCCACAAAACGACA CACCATTGTGGGAAGCCAAGAGACTGGAGCCTCTGAGGACATGCACACGGCCAATCCGACTCGGACTGTCCAAGAAAGCCAAGCCCAAATCCTTGCACCGTTTCCAACCATACAAataa